Proteins co-encoded in one Dehalogenimonas sp. WBC-2 genomic window:
- a CDS encoding DNA-directed RNA polymerase alpha subunit, with translation MSDIAQPIIETKEARDSYAHFTVEPLEKGYGATLGNALRRVLLSSLNGAAVAQVRIEGVQHEFSPLPNAKEDTMDFLLNLKSLRLRSLSGRPGRLILDVKGKRRVSAADIELSSDFQVANPDLYLFTLDDKDAHIYVEMDVEIGRGFLMADSNDNPIIGTIPQDAIFSPVEKVNYTIEPVHMGQEMSYERLHMHIWTDSTISPSDALSQSASILASQLQPFTAIGGAPIVIHERRVEKLSIPDEKFNMPIEQLDLSVRSLNCLRHAGLTTVGELLTKGIDELMGLRNFGLKSLNELEERLQVFGMSINQPEGMCLPEKLPDEEEKKPKRKRAEATAE, from the coding sequence GTGTCAGATATCGCTCAGCCCATAATAGAAACTAAAGAGGCTCGGGACAGTTATGCCCATTTTACGGTCGAGCCGCTTGAAAAAGGATACGGCGCCACACTGGGTAATGCCCTGCGGCGAGTGCTGTTAAGTTCCCTTAACGGTGCTGCGGTCGCCCAGGTGCGCATTGAAGGTGTACAGCATGAGTTTTCGCCTTTGCCGAATGCCAAAGAAGACACAATGGATTTCTTGCTTAATTTGAAATCTTTGCGGCTTCGCTCCCTTTCCGGAAGGCCAGGGCGGCTGATCCTTGATGTAAAAGGTAAACGCCGTGTTTCCGCGGCGGACATTGAGTTGTCAAGCGATTTCCAGGTGGCTAATCCTGATTTATATCTTTTTACTCTGGACGATAAAGATGCCCATATTTACGTGGAAATGGATGTGGAGATAGGGCGCGGTTTTCTGATGGCTGACTCTAATGATAACCCGATTATCGGGACGATTCCTCAAGATGCAATTTTTAGTCCGGTGGAAAAAGTTAATTACACTATCGAACCAGTTCATATGGGCCAAGAGATGAGTTATGAACGCCTGCACATGCACATTTGGACCGATAGTACGATTAGCCCGAGTGACGCCCTTTCCCAATCAGCGTCAATTCTAGCGTCACAACTGCAACCTTTTACTGCCATTGGTGGTGCTCCAATTGTGATTCATGAAAGACGGGTGGAGAAGCTATCCATACCTGATGAAAAGTTTAATATGCCGATTGAGCAACTTGACCTGTCTGTGCGTTCTTTGAATTGTCTGCGACATGCAGGGTTAACTACCGTCGGCGAGCTGCTGACCAAAGGGATCGATGAATTAATGGGCTTGAGAAACTTTGGCCTTAAGAGTCTGAATGAGTTGGAAGAACGTCTGCAGGTTTTTGGTATGTCAATTAACCAACCCGAGGGTATGTGTTTGCCTGAGAAACTGCCGGACGAAGAAGAAAAGAAACCGAAGCGTAAACGCGCTGAGGCAACTGCGGAATAA
- a CDS encoding methionine aminopeptidase, which translates to MGIIIKSEREIAIMRRAGRIVGTVLEELKHNLKPGMKTIELDKMAEKMVRAMGGIPSFKGYHGFPGSLCVSVNEEIVHGIPGERVLCEGDLVSLDLGVILDGFQGDAAISAGVGRLSDEAAALIVATEESLKIGIVAARAGKHLGDIGAAIQNYAEGKGYGIVREYAGHGIGREMHEDPSVPNYGRTGSGALLKKGMALAIEPMLNIGTWRTKVGGDAWTVSTGDGKLSAHYEHTIAITDGEAEVLTVAPGKASVNYA; encoded by the coding sequence ATGGGAATTATTATAAAATCGGAACGCGAGATAGCGATAATGCGCCGGGCTGGACGGATAGTCGGCACGGTGCTTGAAGAGTTGAAACATAATCTTAAACCGGGCATGAAAACTATAGAATTAGATAAAATGGCGGAGAAGATGGTGCGGGCCATGGGCGGGATTCCCTCGTTCAAAGGCTACCATGGTTTTCCAGGCAGTCTGTGTGTCTCAGTGAATGAAGAGATCGTTCACGGCATACCCGGTGAGCGTGTGCTTTGCGAAGGCGATTTGGTGTCGCTTGACCTGGGGGTTATACTTGATGGCTTTCAGGGGGATGCAGCGATAAGTGCTGGCGTTGGTCGGTTGTCTGATGAAGCAGCGGCTCTGATTGTTGCTACTGAGGAATCACTTAAAATTGGAATCGTTGCCGCCAGGGCAGGCAAGCATCTTGGCGATATAGGTGCGGCCATACAGAATTATGCCGAAGGTAAAGGTTACGGCATTGTAAGGGAGTATGCCGGTCATGGCATCGGCCGTGAAATGCATGAGGATCCGTCGGTACCCAATTACGGACGGACGGGCAGCGGCGCTTTGTTAAAAAAGGGGATGGCTTTGGCTATCGAGCCGATGCTGAATATAGGAACCTGGCGTACAAAGGTAGGCGGTGACGCTTGGACGGTATCAACCGGCGATGGGAAACTATCAGCTCACTATGAACATACCATTGCCATTACCGATGGCGAAGCGGAGGTACTGACGGTCGCGCCCGGTAAAGCGTCCGTAAATTATGCCTAA
- the rpsM gene encoding 30S ribosomal protein S13 codes for MARIAGVDIPQNKQVAYSLPYIYGIGPTLALKILERLNIDPTAKVNALTEEELNRLREVVDKEYRVEGDLRKEITLNVKRLTDIGSYRGMRHRRGLPAHGQRTRTNARTRRGPRKTVAGRGQKRGAAKK; via the coding sequence ATGGCGCGTATTGCCGGTGTTGATATCCCTCAGAATAAACAGGTAGCGTATTCCTTGCCGTATATTTACGGTATTGGACCGACGCTGGCACTCAAGATACTTGAGCGCTTGAATATTGATCCTACTGCCAAGGTTAATGCTCTTACTGAAGAAGAGCTTAACAGGTTGCGGGAGGTCGTTGACAAAGAATACCGGGTTGAAGGTGATCTTCGCAAGGAAATAACCCTGAATGTTAAGCGGCTGACTGATATTGGCTCTTACCGGGGCATGCGCCACCGTCGCGGATTGCCGGCGCATGGTCAGCGTACAAGGACAAACGCGCGCACCCGCCGTGGTCCAAGGAAGACAGTAGCCGGACGCGGTCAGAAACGCGGCGCGGCCAAGAAGTAG
- a CDS encoding translation initiation factor 1, with product MPKKDAIEVEGTVLEALPNTTFRVELANSHEVLAHISGKMRVHYIRILPGDRVLVELSPYDLTRGRVTYRFKS from the coding sequence ATGCCTAAGAAGGATGCTATAGAGGTTGAGGGAACGGTTTTGGAAGCCTTGCCCAATACTACTTTCAGAGTGGAACTGGCTAATAGTCACGAGGTGTTGGCGCATATCTCCGGAAAAATGAGGGTGCATTATATCCGCATCTTGCCCGGAGATAGGGTGCTGGTGGAGCTATCACCCTACGACCTGACCCGTGGCCGGGTCACTTACCGCTTCAAGTCGTAA
- the rpsD gene encoding 30S ribosomal protein S4 gives MLERQFKRFFAEAENQPGVTGDSFMLLLERRLDNVVYRLGLADSRAQARQLVRHGHILVGGKKLDIPSYLVREADVISFREQSTKTAYYKRVLEVIDSKAVPGWLTIDKKTLACKVSSLPTSGDLDQKLNVQAAVEYYSR, from the coding sequence ATGCTGGAGCGGCAGTTCAAACGCTTTTTTGCAGAGGCTGAGAATCAACCTGGGGTCACTGGTGACTCGTTTATGTTGCTGCTGGAACGCAGATTAGATAATGTGGTCTACCGGCTGGGTTTAGCTGATTCCCGCGCTCAAGCGCGGCAACTGGTGAGGCATGGACATATCCTTGTTGGTGGCAAGAAACTGGATATTCCGTCCTACCTGGTCAGGGAAGCAGACGTAATTTCGTTCCGGGAGCAAAGTACTAAAACCGCTTATTACAAGCGGGTACTTGAGGTCATTGATTCCAAAGCAGTACCCGGTTGGCTCACTATTGACAAAAAGACTCTTGCCTGTAAGGTATCATCCTTACCCACGTCCGGCGACCTGGATCAGAAATTGAATGTTCAGGCGGCGGTGGAATACTATTCACGGTAG
- the rplQ gene encoding 50S ribosomal protein L17 codes for MRHGLRSKRFDRDSGQRKALFRGLVTDLLGYEKVTTTESRAKEIRRVAEKMVTLGKKGDLNARRRALAFIYDEKVVSKVFDDLAKRYAERRGGYTRVTKLVPRLGDAAPMAVVELLK; via the coding sequence ATGCGACACGGATTAAGAAGTAAACGTTTTGATCGCGATTCAGGCCAGCGCAAGGCACTTTTCCGCGGTCTGGTAACTGATCTGTTAGGCTATGAAAAAGTGACTACTACCGAGTCACGGGCAAAAGAGATTCGCCGGGTTGCCGAAAAGATGGTAACTCTGGGTAAAAAGGGCGATTTGAATGCCCGCCGCCGGGCTTTGGCCTTTATTTATGATGAAAAGGTAGTATCCAAAGTGTTTGATGATCTGGCAAAGCGCTACGCTGAGCGTCGTGGCGGCTATACCAGAGTGACCAAGTTGGTGCCGCGCCTTGGAGACGCTGCTCCAATGGCCGTAGTTGAGCTGTTGAAGTAG
- the rpsK gene encoding 30S ribosomal protein S11, with the protein MATKKRVGVKKKEKKNIPVGKAYIQATFNNTIITLTDLQGNALATTSSGNAGFKGSRKSTPYAAQMAAQNCAKKAMESGLRQIEVYVKGPGSGREAAIRSLQTSGLVVTGIRDVTPIPHNGCRPPKRRRV; encoded by the coding sequence ATGGCAACCAAGAAACGCGTGGGCGTGAAGAAAAAGGAAAAGAAGAATATTCCGGTAGGCAAGGCCTATATACAGGCGACTTTCAACAATACCATTATCACGTTGACTGATCTGCAAGGCAATGCTCTGGCCACTACCAGTTCTGGTAATGCCGGGTTCAAAGGCTCACGCAAGAGCACCCCCTATGCGGCCCAGATGGCGGCTCAAAATTGCGCTAAGAAGGCAATGGAGAGTGGTCTGCGCCAAATAGAGGTTTATGTGAAAGGACCGGGTTCCGGCCGTGAGGCGGCGATAAGGTCCTTGCAGACTTCGGGTTTGGTGGTAACCGGTATTCGGGATGTAACGCCCATACCTCATAATGGTTGTCGGCCACCCAAGAGAAGGCGGGTTTAA